The Brassica rapa cultivar Chiifu-401-42 chromosome A10, CAAS_Brap_v3.01, whole genome shotgun sequence genome segment ACGTGTCTAGCACAATTTAATTATCAAGCACAATACCATGAAGAAACAATACGTGTACGTATAGCTATGGAGATTAGTCTTTCAGCTGATATGCATCattgttatatgcatatatagaTTAGTTGGCAAGGCTGTAACTACATATAGCTTAGTCTTGTTGCGGACACTCCCGGTTAAAACTTCCAAGAATTTAACTCTCTTTCTACAAATAGACATACTAGCGCTGAGATTAGCGTTGCACACATGTTGTAGAAGAGGACTACGCTTATTTCTTCAGGGTATATCTCCATGATCTGAGTCTGAAATCATGTACAGCTGCTTACTTTAGCTCGACTTTAAGCATTACCATCAAACTTAAAGCTTTAAGTTTATTTAATACCTGAAGAATATACCAGACTGAAAGTAGCAAAAACTGTAAAGCTAGCAAAAGGCCTCCAATGATCCAACTTGGCTCACATGAAGTAAAAGATGCAGCAACAAGAAGCTTTGGGCCTTTATAAAGAACAATAACAAGAGCACCAGATATAGATACTATCGTGCCATTGATTTTAGCCTGAGTTGCAGAGCTTCTTAACATCACTTGTTCCATCCTTTAGGGTCACCCGAGAAGAAAAACCACTTAGATGATATAGCAACACACAATACCTCGTGTTTCAAAACAAGGAAATAGTAGAGAAGAGAGTGGAACCTGAAGAAGACGGCAAGCATGAAGGTGAAAGCTGGTGTGAGGTTGCTTATAGCAGAAGAAAGAGTTGGGGAACTATATTCTATTCCTTTACAACCAGCTATCCGCGAGGTAAGCCTGTTTTACGCCAAGATAGCAAACTAGAAAACGAAAAGCCTAAGAATACTCATAGATCTTGAAACAGTTACCCAAGAAGCGTAAGTAAGAAAATCTTGATAAGATAAGCGTTATGTTTAAATGTCACAGATATCTGGGTAAGGATAGCATGTACTTTCTTAGTACTGTAGCCACAGATATCTGGGCCAAACATGATGATGCAGGTACAAAGAGAAGATAAGCGTTATGTTTAAATGTCTGATCTCATGTTGATGGTGAAAAAAATTGTACCTGTAAGGAGTGTCTCCTCCAAATTTCTTCTCGTCAACATCATCACTGAGAAGCTTCATGTATCCACCACCGCAGTCAAGCTTCTGCTCGTGCTTGACAGAGAATTGGAAGACAAGGGTCTTGTCCTTGTTGCTGAACTCGGGGAAC includes the following:
- the LOC103845889 gene encoding WAT1-related protein At4g15540-like isoform X1, whose translation is MMLTRRNLEETLLTDICGYSTKKVHAILTQISVTFKHNAYLIKIFLLTLLGLTSRIAGCKGIEYSSPTLSSAISNLTPAFTFMLAVFFRMEQVMLRSSATQAKINGTIVSISGALVIVLYKGPKLLVAASFTSCEPSWIIGGLLLALQFLLLSVWYILQTQIMEIYPEEISVVLFYNMCATLISALVCLFVERELNSWKF
- the LOC103845889 gene encoding WAT1-related protein At4g15540-like isoform X2, with protein sequence MKLLSDDVDEKKFGGDTPYRLTSRIAGCKGIEYSSPTLSSAISNLTPAFTFMLAVFFRMEQVMLRSSATQAKINGTIVSISGALVIVLYKGPKLLVAASFTSCEPSWIIGGLLLALQFLLLSVWYILQEEVDSVISDIPRDGPRRPIKNAVRDWVAIFRTAFRAGQARHVPPDDKPAAVQDRTGEPN